CGAGCACCTGTACCTCTGGGGCGTAGCCGGCCGCAGTCCGCACAAGCCAGTCCTTATCTACCTTCTGCAGCAATACCGTGCCATCGGGTTGTACCTCGCCGGCATCTAAAAGCTCTCGCGCCTGCCCCTCTGGGATGACCAGGCGGGCATCGATCTTTTCCCCGCGTTGCAGTGCACGCTCTACCAATACCTGCAAATCTTCAGTTGGATTGGGGTGCTCCGCGGGATCGTGCGAGCGTTTGATGTCAGAGACGCGGAGGGCGCGAAAGACGCGCGGTTCGTTGCGGTCCACATCGAATCCAACGAGGTAGATACGACTGTCCCGGTTGACCACTCCCCACGGGTCCATGACACGGCGTACCGGCTCTGTAGCCGGATTAGCACGGTAGGAAAACGTAATGCGCAGCTGATTGCGCACCGCAGCGAGCACCGCGGTGATGATTTCTGGGGCGAGTCGCGTGATGTCATTGACCGCCGTGTAAACCGGTGCGCCTGCGAGGTTGCGCGAGGCGCCGCTGGCAGCAATCTTCGTCCATCCCGACAGGGAAAAATCGCTTAAGCCGCCGGTGGTACCCACGCCTCCTGCAATACCTAGAACCATGGCCTCCTCAGGAGAAAACTCCACCGGAGGAAGCTGGTAGCTGCTCGAGTCAAGGCGATAGCGCGCACCATCTTCGCTACCGGAATGAACAATGGGCACCCCGGCGCGCTGGAGGGTTGCGATATCTCGTGCCAGAGATTTGGCGAAGGCTTCGTCTGATTTATCGCCGTATCCTGCAACATGACGGCGAATCCAGGAGGCGGTGCGGTCCGGGCTACCACCGGAGTTGGCGGCGCCCTGTAGCGCGAAAGAGAGGTTGGTGAGTCTTTCTATCGCCTCATCATGCCGTTTCGGCGCGGGGTTGTGTGCTGCCACGTGTTGTGTTGTCTCCCTGGTGCTGCTCGTATGCTTCTAGCTGTGGTGTAGACGCATATAGTCTAGCAACGCCTCGACCCGATCATCGTCGGCCACGAAGGGGTCTAGAAGCTCCTCGGTGCGTGGCTCAGGCCGGTTGACCTTAAGGCGCGTCCAGTCAACGGTGACGTTGGCCCCGAGGCTACGGGCAGCGGACAGGAACTGCCCGCGCAGCGCGGCGCGAGTGGTCGCGGGCGCGGTGTCCATGGCGCGTTCGATGTCGGCGTCCGAAATCCACCGATCAATAAGTCCCTTACGCTGCAGTACATGAAAGAGCCCGCGGCTCGGCCGGATATCGTGGTAGGTCATATCAATCTGGGCGAGCTTGGGGT
This genomic stretch from Corynebacterium tuberculostearicum harbors:
- a CDS encoding helix-turn-helix transcriptional regulator gives rise to the protein MAAHNPAPKRHDEAIERLTNLSFALQGAANSGGSPDRTASWIRRHVAGYGDKSDEAFAKSLARDIATLQRAGVPIVHSGSEDGARYRLDSSSYQLPPVEFSPEEAMVLGIAGGVGTTGGLSDFSLSGWTKIAASGASRNLAGAPVYTAVNDITRLAPEIITAVLAAVRNQLRITFSYRANPATEPVRRVMDPWGVVNRDSRIYLVGFDVDRNEPRVFRALRVSDIKRSHDPAEHPNPTEDLQVLVERALQRGEKIDARLVIPEGQARELLDAGEVQPDGTVLLQKVDKDWLVRTAAGYAPEVQVLEPVGVRQEVISLLRRVSQSQEEG